In one window of Leptospira sp. GIMC2001 DNA:
- a CDS encoding nuclear transport factor 2 family protein — translation MSTLQAEDLKVSLKKDFIKLMSEIDKQNVDYVEKAMHDDYHDSFVFKGSPGAISSTKKDYVKFLSEGKIGGMDRKVEISSLEIMDQFGIVKSKLESKVMKFDGNFTFYLNGKTWVLIKSIIVAEKK, via the coding sequence ATGAGTACTTTACAGGCTGAGGATTTAAAGGTTTCATTAAAAAAAGATTTTATAAAGCTTATGTCAGAGATAGACAAGCAAAATGTTGATTATGTAGAGAAAGCTATGCATGATGATTATCATGATAGTTTTGTATTTAAAGGAAGTCCAGGTGCGATAAGTTCAACAAAGAAAGATTATGTGAAATTTTTATCCGAAGGTAAAATTGGAGGAATGGATAGAAAGGTCGAAATATCTTCACTAGAGATTATGGATCAGTTTGGAATCGTTAAATCTAAGTTAGAGAGCAAAGTAATGAAATTTGATGGTAACTTTACTTTCTATTTGAACGGGAAAACTTGGGTCTTGATTAAGTCGATCATCGTGGCGGAAAAAAAATAA
- a CDS encoding MarR family winged helix-turn-helix transcriptional regulator, whose amino-acid sequence MKERFQLEDSYAYLIYRTVRALRRQFVRLAAEVGYELYPEQWFVLVRIYNNPGCSQIELAKDFEDRPSMTRALRSMKEKGWLSISDDPEDRRKHRIELTEAGLKLFELMVKAVSKERNRMFETLDEKDFKHFRRIMDTIFTNAME is encoded by the coding sequence ATGAAAGAACGGTTTCAGTTAGAAGATTCTTATGCTTATCTAATCTATCGTACGGTGCGAGCTCTACGTAGACAGTTTGTTCGGTTGGCAGCGGAAGTTGGATACGAATTGTATCCGGAACAATGGTTTGTTTTAGTCCGAATCTATAACAATCCAGGATGCAGTCAGATTGAGCTAGCTAAAGATTTTGAGGACAGACCATCAATGACTAGGGCTTTACGTTCTATGAAGGAAAAGGGTTGGTTGTCTATCAGTGATGATCCAGAAGATCGTCGAAAGCATAGAATAGAGTTGACAGAAGCAGGTTTGAAACTTTTTGAGCTAATGGTAAAAGCCGTATCTAAAGAGCGAAATCGAATGTTTGAAACTTTGGATGAAAAGGATTTTAAACATTTTCGTAGAATTATGGATACAATTTTTACAAATGCAATGGAGTAA